In the genome of Deinococcus sp. QL22, one region contains:
- the hmpA gene encoding NO-inducible flavohemoprotein has product MLTPDQLQTIKATVPALQAHGTDITRVFYASLFQAHPELRNIFNPVNQENGRQASTLAASILMYAAHIDQLDQLGGMVNRIAHKHVSLEVLPEHYPIVGEHLLAAIGTILGDAATPEIMDAWAAAYAQLADIMIGVEGGMKHAGAAQYGGWQGFKPFTVTGRKQESLVITSFELSPQDGQPLPPFQPGQYISVQLQAIGQTNQQIRQYSLSDAPNGRTYRISVKRESAPTNTSELPPGLISSHLHDALNVGDTALVHMPAGDFVLQDSTRPVVLLSGGVGVTPMISMVNTLVASGSARPVLFVHAAMNREVHAFRDHINTLTRIHPQLQKQVYYAQVAPDDQAGVHHDEGGLLNLSALQPLLPDGEAEYYYCGPSGFAGAVEGLLDDLGVPAERRFTETFGPSQGFAVPSGNG; this is encoded by the coding sequence ATGCTGACACCTGACCAACTGCAGACCATCAAAGCTACTGTCCCTGCCTTGCAAGCTCACGGCACCGACATCACCCGCGTCTTTTACGCCTCACTGTTCCAAGCCCATCCCGAGCTTCGGAACATCTTCAATCCGGTCAATCAGGAGAATGGACGGCAAGCCAGCACGCTGGCCGCCAGCATCCTGATGTATGCGGCGCACATCGACCAACTGGATCAGCTCGGCGGCATGGTCAACCGAATTGCTCATAAGCACGTCAGTCTCGAGGTCTTGCCGGAGCATTACCCCATCGTGGGTGAACACCTCCTGGCCGCAATCGGCACCATCCTCGGTGATGCAGCCACGCCAGAGATCATGGACGCCTGGGCCGCTGCCTACGCGCAACTGGCGGACATCATGATCGGTGTCGAAGGCGGAATGAAACACGCCGGAGCTGCGCAGTACGGTGGTTGGCAAGGGTTCAAGCCTTTTACCGTCACGGGCCGAAAGCAGGAAAGCCTAGTCATCACCTCTTTTGAGCTCTCCCCACAGGATGGTCAACCTCTCCCACCCTTCCAGCCTGGCCAGTACATCAGTGTTCAGCTTCAGGCGATTGGGCAAACCAACCAACAGATCCGGCAGTACAGCCTGTCAGATGCCCCGAATGGCCGCACATACCGCATCAGTGTGAAACGCGAGAGTGCTCCAACCAACACCTCTGAACTGCCACCTGGATTGATTTCCAGCCACCTGCACGACGCCTTGAATGTTGGAGACACCGCTCTGGTTCACATGCCTGCCGGCGATTTCGTCCTACAGGACAGCACCCGACCTGTCGTATTGCTCAGTGGCGGCGTCGGCGTAACTCCAATGATCAGCATGGTCAACACCCTAGTTGCCAGTGGCTCTGCCCGACCTGTGCTGTTTGTTCACGCCGCTATGAACCGTGAAGTCCACGCGTTCCGTGATCACATCAACACCCTGACCCGCATTCACCCGCAGCTTCAAAAACAGGTGTACTACGCGCAGGTGGCGCCTGATGACCAAGCAGGCGTCCACCATGATGAGGGTGGTCTGCTGAATCTGAGCGCCTTACAACCTCTGCTCCCCGATGGAGAAGCTGAGTACTATTATTGCGGACCGAGCGGCTTTGCTGGCGCTGTAGAAGGCCTCCTTGACGATCTAGGTGTCCCTGCGGAGCGCCGATTTACCGAAACCTTCGGTCCATCACAAGGGTTCGCTGTGCCCTCTGGAAACGGCTAA
- a CDS encoding helix-turn-helix domain-containing protein yields the protein MENVDPESELRILSQRLKALRDSHEWTLEELAERTQLSKPYLSRLEAGERQPSIAALLSIAQTYQVGVASLFQEGEQTPQVVVRGGQTPLKPGNGLFHAGLSARTGEFNLRPIRVVVPLQREGGDLYQHDGEEWLYVIRGRLQLILGRDQHQLGEGDAAHFDARIPHRLVAEGDTDAELLLVATSSPRPLLESYL from the coding sequence GTGGAGAACGTCGATCCAGAGAGTGAATTGCGCATCTTGAGTCAGCGTTTGAAAGCCTTACGTGACAGTCATGAATGGACGTTGGAAGAGCTGGCAGAACGGACTCAGTTATCCAAGCCCTATCTTTCACGGCTAGAAGCTGGCGAACGTCAACCCTCTATCGCTGCGCTTTTGAGCATTGCACAGACGTATCAAGTCGGTGTCGCATCATTGTTTCAAGAAGGCGAGCAGACGCCGCAGGTGGTGGTTCGTGGGGGGCAGACCCCTTTGAAGCCTGGGAACGGCCTGTTCCATGCTGGACTTTCTGCACGTACCGGTGAATTTAATCTGCGGCCTATCCGCGTGGTGGTTCCCCTTCAGCGTGAAGGCGGCGACCTGTATCAGCATGATGGTGAAGAATGGCTGTACGTTATCCGGGGCCGCCTGCAACTGATCCTTGGCCGTGACCAGCACCAGTTGGGAGAAGGCGACGCTGCTCATTTTGATGCACGCATCCCACACCGATTGGTCGCTGAAGGAGATACAGATGCAGAGTTGCTTCTGGTGGCCACTTCATCTCCTCGTCCACTGCTTGAAAGTTATCTTTAG
- a CDS encoding aspartate aminotransferase family protein, with protein sequence MTSMPLALHLPIRSGDLLNGDVSAAKILAVEEQYGNGDLIRTLRTLGIAGPFRVITPWELEDEQGVQRINAGGYAALPFGDRHPALITFLQDWLARDASVGLPQQAASAWRGALEAALVSLLARFAPEHADSRVFFSNSGAEAVETAVKFARAYRRQARHIINFSGAYHGKTHVPLSLTPNKEYQAPFGPLMADVTTVPYGDGDAFSRTVTRLGPRNIVAVILEPVQGESGVHVPPKGFLALVGAVCEAYGIVSIADEVQTGLGRTGHWFASVACGLNPDIVTLAKPLGGGLVPIGATIARKAIFEHVLQGFQSKRHSNTFGGNTLAMAVGLKSLELLVDENLTERSRALGVRGLGRLQEIQQAAPNLIEAVRGAGSLFALQFRPVLPLSGMPGLSGLVGELSGVLGLRLLHEFGVQANLSLSSKRVVRLTPAMNMPDAVFDTMLDRVAQAARSVPTSGQMLARTPPRVLMNLGRLAVK encoded by the coding sequence ATGACCAGCATGCCTCTTGCACTTCATCTGCCGATCCGCAGTGGGGATCTCCTGAACGGTGATGTCTCTGCGGCAAAAATTCTGGCGGTGGAGGAACAGTACGGCAATGGAGACCTGATCCGGACGTTGCGCACCTTGGGGATTGCTGGGCCCTTTCGTGTGATTACCCCCTGGGAACTGGAAGACGAACAGGGCGTTCAGCGTATCAATGCTGGCGGCTACGCTGCCTTACCGTTTGGTGACCGTCACCCGGCGCTGATCACCTTCCTGCAGGACTGGTTGGCACGAGACGCGAGTGTCGGTCTACCCCAGCAAGCTGCTTCTGCGTGGCGCGGCGCCCTGGAAGCAGCGTTGGTCTCGCTCCTCGCACGGTTCGCTCCAGAACATGCAGATTCACGGGTCTTTTTCTCCAACAGCGGTGCAGAAGCGGTAGAGACCGCCGTCAAGTTCGCGCGGGCTTACCGCCGGCAGGCCCGCCACATCATCAATTTCAGCGGCGCATACCACGGCAAGACGCATGTGCCCCTCTCGCTGACACCTAACAAGGAGTATCAGGCTCCCTTCGGTCCGCTGATGGCGGATGTCACAACCGTTCCGTACGGCGACGGCGATGCCTTTTCCAGAACGGTGACGCGTCTGGGGCCGCGGAATATTGTCGCGGTGATCCTCGAACCCGTGCAGGGCGAAAGCGGCGTACACGTGCCGCCCAAGGGTTTTCTGGCGCTCGTCGGCGCCGTCTGCGAGGCGTACGGCATCGTCAGCATCGCCGATGAGGTGCAGACGGGTCTGGGCCGCACAGGTCACTGGTTCGCGTCCGTGGCCTGCGGTCTGAACCCAGATATCGTCACGCTCGCCAAACCCTTGGGTGGAGGGCTCGTTCCCATCGGCGCCACCATTGCTCGGAAAGCCATTTTTGAGCACGTGTTACAAGGCTTTCAGAGCAAACGCCACAGCAACACGTTTGGCGGAAATACCTTGGCAATGGCTGTCGGACTTAAGTCGTTGGAACTGCTGGTCGACGAGAACCTGACGGAACGCTCACGCGCGCTGGGCGTTCGGGGCTTGGGCCGGCTGCAGGAGATTCAGCAGGCCGCTCCCAACCTGATCGAAGCTGTACGCGGTGCGGGAAGTTTATTTGCACTTCAGTTCCGTCCTGTCCTCCCACTCAGCGGGATGCCTGGGCTGAGCGGATTGGTGGGTGAGCTGAGTGGGGTGCTGGGGTTGCGGCTCCTGCATGAGTTTGGGGTGCAGGCCAACCTGTCGCTGTCCAGCAAACGGGTGGTTCGCCTGACGCCGGCCATGAATATGCCGGACGCGGTGTTCGACACCATGCTTGACCGTGTGGCACAGGCAGCCAGGAGCGTTCCGACCTCCGGGCAGATGTTGGCACGCACCCCGCCCCGAGTCTTGATGAACCTCGGACGACTGGCCGTGAAATAA
- a CDS encoding MOSC domain-containing protein: protein MITGARIKQLSVGLPAPLPYRDSTVPSGFVKTPVNWTLWLGKEGLTGDGQADRKYHGGPEKAVCVYSDEHYLYWTERLGRPLGAAAFGENFTTLGLTEPTVCIGDVVKVGGALVEVSQPRQPCFKLAARHDEPKLTLWVQETGLTGWYFRVLKPGAVRAGTRLKLVQRPPGAVTIEEANRVMHHDKEDRPAIERLLAQPALSRSWRATFKKRLGGHLEDTAARLMGTQEQS from the coding sequence ATGATCACTGGCGCCCGCATTAAGCAGCTGAGCGTCGGCCTGCCCGCCCCGTTGCCGTACCGAGACAGCACCGTGCCGAGCGGGTTCGTCAAGACGCCTGTGAACTGGACTCTCTGGCTAGGCAAAGAAGGACTTACGGGAGATGGTCAAGCCGACCGAAAATATCACGGAGGGCCAGAAAAGGCGGTCTGTGTCTATTCAGACGAGCACTACCTGTACTGGACCGAACGGCTGGGTCGGCCGCTGGGTGCCGCGGCATTCGGAGAGAACTTCACCACCCTCGGCTTGACCGAGCCAACGGTCTGCATCGGAGACGTCGTGAAAGTCGGGGGCGCTCTGGTAGAGGTCAGTCAACCACGCCAACCGTGCTTCAAACTCGCCGCGCGCCATGACGAGCCGAAATTGACGCTCTGGGTACAGGAGACGGGCCTGACCGGCTGGTACTTCCGTGTCCTCAAGCCCGGAGCCGTGCGGGCGGGCACCCGCCTGAAGCTGGTTCAACGCCCACCCGGAGCCGTCACCATTGAGGAAGCCAACCGGGTGATGCACCATGACAAGGAAGACCGGCCGGCCATCGAGCGGCTGCTCGCCCAGCCAGCCTTGTCGCGCTCCTGGCGCGCCACCTTTAAAAAACGTCTGGGTGGACACCTCGAAGATACGGCCGCTCGGCTGATGGGAACGCAGGAGCAGTCATGA
- the gcvPB gene encoding aminomethyl-transferring glycine dehydrogenase subunit GcvPB produces the protein MTDFPPITLQSAVGRRGVRLPDRPELRELARAAVPTSLRRLSLPLPEVSELDVVRHFTRLSQRNYAIDLGLYPLGSCTMKYNPKVNDALAALPGFAHLHPLAPDEDAQGALNVMYSLGQRLCALTGMDAVSLQPAAGAQAELTALLMARAYAGDRGEARDTVLIPDSAHGTNPASARMAGLKIVTVPSDARGGVDLDTLDTCLGPHVLAFMLTNPSTLGLFEPQVLDISSRVHAAGGLMYLDGANYNAVVGIVDVSRMGFDLMHLNLHKTFSTPHGGGGPGAGPVLCSSALERYLPVPVVIKRGDQFMFDEDRPDSVGRVKAFQGNFGVLVRALAYLLSLGDAGLRDTARAAVLNANYTFARLREALDAPYPEGVMHEFVLSGKTLKKETGVTARDLAKRLLDYGFHAPTIYFPLLVEEALLIEIVETESKEAIDALCDALLQIIKEAHNAPELVKSAPLTTPVGRIDEAAAARTLLRDLAAQERNP, from the coding sequence ATGACCGACTTTCCTCCCATCACACTCCAGAGCGCCGTTGGACGCCGCGGTGTCCGGCTCCCTGACCGTCCAGAGCTCCGCGAACTTGCGCGCGCAGCAGTTCCGACCTCCCTACGTCGCCTCTCCTTGCCGCTGCCGGAGGTATCTGAGCTCGATGTGGTTCGGCATTTTACTCGCCTGTCGCAGCGCAACTATGCCATTGACCTCGGTCTGTACCCCTTGGGGTCATGCACCATGAAGTACAACCCCAAAGTCAACGACGCCCTGGCCGCGTTGCCTGGATTTGCCCACTTGCATCCCCTAGCGCCGGATGAGGACGCTCAGGGAGCGCTGAACGTGATGTACAGCCTGGGCCAACGGCTGTGTGCCCTGACGGGCATGGACGCGGTGAGCTTGCAGCCCGCTGCCGGGGCACAGGCGGAACTGACCGCGCTGCTAATGGCCCGGGCTTACGCTGGAGACCGTGGTGAAGCGCGCGACACCGTGTTGATTCCCGACTCTGCCCACGGTACCAACCCGGCCAGTGCGCGGATGGCCGGGCTCAAGATCGTCACGGTTCCCAGTGATGCCCGGGGAGGCGTTGACCTGGATACCTTAGACACGTGCCTGGGCCCACATGTGCTGGCCTTCATGCTGACCAATCCAAGCACCCTCGGTCTGTTTGAACCTCAGGTTCTGGACATCAGCTCGCGCGTCCACGCGGCGGGCGGCCTGATGTATCTCGACGGAGCGAATTACAACGCTGTGGTGGGCATCGTGGACGTCAGCCGCATGGGGTTTGACCTGATGCACCTGAACCTGCACAAAACTTTCAGCACGCCCCATGGGGGCGGCGGCCCAGGCGCTGGCCCGGTTCTGTGCAGTTCGGCCCTGGAGCGCTACCTGCCGGTGCCCGTAGTGATCAAGCGCGGTGACCAATTCATGTTTGACGAAGATCGCCCGGACTCGGTCGGACGGGTCAAGGCCTTTCAGGGAAATTTCGGCGTGCTCGTCCGCGCCCTCGCGTACCTGCTGTCCCTCGGTGACGCCGGCCTGCGTGACACAGCGCGCGCCGCTGTTCTAAACGCCAACTACACTTTTGCACGGCTGCGTGAAGCGCTGGACGCACCGTATCCGGAAGGCGTCATGCACGAGTTTGTCCTCAGCGGCAAAACCCTCAAAAAGGAAACCGGCGTGACTGCGCGTGACCTGGCCAAACGGCTGCTGGATTACGGCTTCCATGCCCCCACCATCTACTTTCCTCTGCTGGTTGAAGAAGCCCTGCTGATCGAGATCGTGGAGACCGAGTCCAAAGAGGCCATTGACGCGCTGTGTGACGCGCTGTTGCAGATCATTAAAGAAGCACACAATGCGCCTGAGTTGGTCAAAAGTGCGCCGCTGACGACGCCCGTTGGACGTATTGATGAGGCCGCTGCCGCACGAACGTTGCTCCGTGACTTGGCCGCTCAGGAGCGCAACCCATGA
- the gcvPA gene encoding aminomethyl-transferring glycine dehydrogenase subunit GcvPA: MLTVIGKKRVDDLFAHLPGAVRNTPSSPVPALSELELTSYMTELAQRNTSPNASTNFLGAGAYNHHVPAAVWALAGRGEFLTAYTPYQAELMQGWLQALHEYQEMVQALTGMAVANASMYDGATATFEAVKVAMLATSRYKVIVSRTVDPRYRDVLHTLLTPIGAVVTELPHQDGVTQLNEGDLQDAAALVVQSPNFLGLIEDVAELAVTAHQHGTLIIQVITDPTSLGLLKAPGEMNVDLVAAEGQALGNPVSFGGPHLGILAGRAAFVRLMPGRLVSKGFDAQGQPGYVLTLQTREQHVRREKASSNICTNQSLNALAAAIYLALLGPVGVQEVAELSAGAAAYARTHLERLPGFTLPFSGPHHHELVVQTPVPTQELLGRLRQMGVQGGYPLHREYPELGQALLFCFTEQHAQADIDHLIRCLRDATA, translated from the coding sequence ATGCTCACGGTCATTGGTAAGAAGCGGGTCGATGATTTGTTCGCGCATCTGCCGGGTGCCGTGCGCAACACGCCGTCTTCTCCCGTCCCGGCTCTGAGTGAACTCGAACTGACCTCATACATGACCGAGCTGGCGCAGCGCAACACCAGCCCGAACGCTTCCACAAACTTTCTGGGCGCCGGAGCCTACAACCATCACGTGCCCGCAGCCGTGTGGGCCTTGGCCGGGCGCGGTGAGTTTCTGACGGCCTACACGCCGTACCAGGCAGAACTGATGCAGGGCTGGCTCCAAGCCCTGCACGAATATCAGGAGATGGTTCAGGCGCTGACGGGCATGGCCGTCGCCAACGCCAGTATGTATGACGGAGCCACCGCGACCTTTGAAGCGGTCAAGGTGGCCATGCTCGCCACTTCACGTTACAAGGTCATCGTGTCCCGCACGGTTGACCCGCGCTACCGTGATGTCCTGCACACCCTTCTGACCCCCATCGGCGCCGTCGTTACCGAACTTCCTCATCAGGACGGTGTGACCCAACTGAACGAGGGAGATCTTCAGGACGCAGCGGCCTTGGTCGTGCAGTCACCCAACTTCCTGGGCCTGATTGAGGATGTGGCGGAGCTTGCAGTCACCGCCCACCAACACGGAACCTTGATCATTCAGGTCATCACCGATCCCACGTCCTTGGGGCTGCTGAAAGCGCCAGGAGAGATGAACGTCGATCTGGTGGCCGCGGAAGGTCAGGCCCTAGGAAACCCGGTGTCATTCGGAGGCCCGCACCTCGGGATCTTGGCCGGCCGCGCTGCCTTTGTGCGCCTGATGCCTGGACGATTGGTCAGCAAAGGGTTTGATGCGCAGGGACAACCCGGGTATGTGCTGACGCTGCAGACGCGGGAACAACATGTCCGGCGTGAAAAGGCCAGCAGCAACATCTGCACGAATCAAAGCCTCAACGCGCTGGCGGCCGCCATCTACTTGGCCTTACTCGGACCGGTCGGTGTCCAGGAAGTAGCCGAACTCAGTGCGGGTGCAGCGGCCTACGCCCGGACACACCTGGAACGCTTGCCAGGCTTTACCCTTCCGTTTTCTGGCCCCCATCACCACGAGCTCGTCGTGCAGACTCCCGTCCCCACGCAGGAATTGCTGGGCCGCCTGCGTCAGATGGGCGTGCAGGGCGGCTACCCGTTGCACCGGGAGTACCCAGAGCTGGGGCAAGCGCTTCTCTTCTGCTTCACCGAGCAGCACGCTCAGGCCGACATTGATCATCTGATCCGGTGCCTGCGCGACGCCACGGCCTGA
- a CDS encoding carboxymuconolactone decarboxylase family protein, whose amino-acid sequence MPRVQLLQDNVSDDRQLLLNEVHAAFGATPNMFRAVANSSAALRSMWGAFGALGQGKLEGKLGEQIAVAIANINNCEYCLAAHTALGRKAGATGAEMEAAQIGESSDPRTAAALQFAVKLVRDRAQITDEDVSEMRAVGFDDEAIVEIIAHVALNLFTNYVNVALDVPVDFLGVRLRPINK is encoded by the coding sequence ATGCCCCGAGTTCAATTGCTTCAAGACAACGTGTCCGACGACCGCCAACTGCTGCTGAATGAAGTCCACGCCGCGTTCGGCGCCACACCCAACATGTTCCGCGCTGTCGCCAATTCCTCAGCGGCGCTCCGGAGCATGTGGGGCGCCTTCGGGGCCCTCGGACAGGGCAAGCTGGAAGGCAAGCTGGGTGAACAGATCGCCGTCGCTATCGCCAACATCAATAATTGCGAGTACTGCCTGGCTGCCCATACTGCACTCGGACGCAAGGCAGGCGCGACTGGTGCAGAGATGGAAGCGGCACAGATAGGCGAGTCCAGTGATCCCCGAACCGCAGCCGCGCTACAGTTTGCGGTGAAGCTGGTTCGTGACCGCGCCCAGATCACCGACGAAGACGTGAGTGAGATGCGCGCTGTGGGGTTCGACGACGAAGCCATTGTTGAGATCATCGCCCACGTCGCCTTGAACCTGTTCACCAATTACGTCAACGTAGCCTTGGACGTCCCAGTTGATTTCCTTGGAGTACGCCTGCGGCCGATCAATAAGTAA
- a CDS encoding MarR family winged helix-turn-helix transcriptional regulator has protein sequence MQTSIEIGSLDDALEPRISEGLTKLALAGQQRSWRDANAVGLSSTQVQILAFLHRKVKGPAALNVVARSLGLTAPTVSDAIRILGVKGLVQKDRDPAQPRSLALKLTDAGHMMAQQIAQWPNSLSQAVDVLTPNEQTVFVRGLSKIIRQMHQRGEIPVARLCVTCVNFQPNRHESLVKPHHCVLLDAPIGDQNLRLDCGEHRAAPPEQQAMTWARWLEPEQLH, from the coding sequence ATGCAGACCTCAATAGAAATCGGTTCTCTGGACGACGCGCTGGAACCTCGCATCAGTGAAGGACTAACGAAGCTGGCCCTCGCTGGCCAGCAACGCTCCTGGCGAGATGCAAATGCAGTCGGCCTCTCTTCGACCCAGGTGCAGATTCTGGCGTTTCTTCACAGAAAAGTGAAAGGGCCTGCCGCATTGAATGTCGTGGCCCGGTCGCTTGGCTTGACCGCGCCAACGGTGAGTGACGCTATTCGGATCTTGGGTGTCAAAGGTCTGGTTCAGAAGGATCGGGATCCAGCTCAGCCGCGCTCCCTCGCCCTGAAGCTGACGGATGCTGGCCACATGATGGCGCAGCAGATCGCGCAGTGGCCGAACAGCCTGAGTCAGGCGGTCGATGTGCTGACCCCCAATGAGCAGACGGTCTTCGTGCGTGGTCTGAGTAAAATCATTCGCCAGATGCACCAGCGTGGAGAGATTCCCGTCGCCCGACTGTGTGTCACCTGCGTTAATTTTCAGCCAAACCGCCACGAGTCTCTTGTGAAGCCTCATCACTGCGTTCTGCTCGACGCACCCATCGGTGACCAGAATCTTCGTCTCGACTGCGGTGAGCACCGCGCCGCGCCACCGGAACAACAGGCGATGACCTGGGCACGGTGGCTTGAGCCCGAACAGCTGCACTGA